CAATGGTGTGACAAAGCCTTAGTTAAATTACCGATTAAACTTTTGgtatatggtaaatttaattatttaaccaataTTTCTAACACTCCCACTTATGTGTGAGCCAAAACTACATTTTAACAGGTGAGGACTAACACGTGAAAATTTAAATGAGATGTAGAGTGGAGGAGATAGAGATTGTGAGAATTTAAATGAGGCGTAGAGTGGAGGAGACAGAGATCGAACTCAGGATCTTATGCTCAGATactatgttaaattaccgattgttccAAAACTTttgggatatggtaaatttaattatttaaccaataATTCTAACAACCTTCAAGCTTGAGTTGAGGGCTCTCAAAGATGGGTACTACTTACCTAGAAATTGAACTTGACTCTTTGACCACTATTGATATTATTTGACCAAGCAagatcattaatatttttttgagactTTTTATAGATGAGTGTGTGTGTCTAATAGGAATGTGAATAAAGCAGGCTTAATCATTTCTATAGAGAGGCTAATGGATGCACGTATGTCCTTTCTAATGTTGTGTGTACAAGTGTTTGTAAAGTTCCACATTGATTAATGATGAGGAGAATGAGTGAATAATACTAATATAACATAGCTGAGCTCATTTACattgggcttaggccttttAGGTTAAGtgtatttcaatattttatattaactaCTTAAGGAGTCTCCCTAAGGTATTTATCTTATATTGCACACACAGGGCTAATGTTGTGTATTTTGGAAAGCAAGTatgtaaaataggaaaaaaaaatttatgctaaaatatacatgaatttttttgtaaataaaaaaaaccaaatttttaaTGCTAAAATGTACTTGAGTTTTTAGTCCACAACAACAGCTACAAGCAAATCAAAGCCCAAATGGGCCTTTAGGTATCTCAATAAGAATGGTCTTGTCGCCCACTTGGAAGGTCACAAGCTTATAGAGTGTCCAAGACATTTAAAAAACCCTATTTAATGTGACAAGCTGCTACATAGAGGGTAACATagctatttaataatttaattgtcATATGGtgatattgaaaattttcattattgtgtttaaaaaacaaaaataaagccaATCAACTAATCAAGATCGATTTAACACTAACAAGACTTAATTACCTAAACCTTCCGTCCAaatttgtgttctttttttgatttgtttCAGATGTTATTGTGTTGATGGTTTATTGCTTTTTAAGTAATTGTAATGTGAtatgagtttttattattattatttattttaatttaattgccAGAGGTTATTAACACATAAACTAGCACatcattttgttaaaaacttgTAATAGAAGGAGATGGTATCCCTAGCAGTAGTCTTTGAAAACACTAATTCATTCTTATGATCCAATATGAACAATGACAATGAGGAGTCCAAGAAAGGCAGGTCAAATAGGTCATTGTCCTAAAATTATTGCTGACAATGTAAATAACTTTTCATgcataacaaaaattcatatattacaACTCATAATTAAAACTATTAACCACAACAAGACATGTATACTTTAGGTTCAACATACTGCCTTACAGTAGGTCCAAAAGACTAAATCATTACCCAATATTGTACTAAATCACGGCTTACAGTAGAACAAGGTAAAGACTTTGAAATACATAGACTTTCCAAGTCAAACACGTAAAGAAGTCTCTGGCAGTTCATCGTAAAGTAGATTGAGTTTGTTTTAATTCCCAACTCTGTTGCCAAAGAATACATGCAACCAGTGTTATTATGCTGGCATAAGAAAATAGTTCGATCTCCTATACTTTTCACTTTAACCCACCTCTTCTCTTCAAAATCCATTCGGAAGACAAAGAATCCATAGACCTCTTCCATGCGAAATCCAAAAAACATCATGTGAACTAGAAAGAGTTCACCACAAGATTCAACGATAAAAGCATCAAATCTTGGAAGGTCCAAAGGTGATGGCCAAGGAAGTTCCTCCATTATAATTCGTGTAAACTGGACTGTTCGACCCACAACTTCAGCTGTATACAAAGTATATCTTGACGCCAAACAATAGATTGTTTTTCCAACCATTGCAACGTTCTTTAAATTAACATCTTCAGCAAATATATCAACTTGTTCGTTAAATTCAAAGTCACCCTTCTGACAAACCAAAAGAGAGTTTTCCAATCTATTGAAGAACAAGATATGACATTCAGGATCACTTGGAGACGATGATAGAATGCAGCAGCTGTAATTAATGGATTTCAATGATGGGAGCAGAGCCTTTTCTAAAGAGATGGGATTCCAAAGATAACAATCCATTGAATCAGGATCAACCAAAACCAACCATCCATGAGAACAAGCGTATATTAGTTTGTTGCACATCTCAGGAATATTTTTTGTCTGATAATGATTTTTTGATACGTCGAAGAAAGTTTGCCTCTGTCCTTGCTTAACATCAAGGATTACAAGCCAAGGATACAATCGAGAGGCAATGAAAGGATAGGAATGCGTATTTTGATTCTCTACTTTTGCTACTTCCATTTTGTTTGCGCTGtcaccaattaaaatcacaattagTATATgggatacaaaataaaataaaccacatTAATTGAGTACATGggatacaaaataaaaaccaactaAGCTACTACGGTCACATTACAAAGCACAATACTAAAGTTTGGTATCTCGTAGTTTCTAATAACTTATTTGTTAAATGTGAGACAaatagataaaatttaaaatgagaccaaaaaaaaaaaaaaaaaaaaaaacaaatagaacttTGGCCACCAATgtcgatcaaacccaaaaatcaggAGAGTAAGGATCCCAAATAGTTGCAAATATGAAAAAGGAATATGTTAAAgttaaaggagaaaaaaatatagtaaagaGAGCAGgagcaagaaaaagagaaaaagataacaaaaaaaatacatgaggCCCAACAACCTGGACAGTGTAAAACCCTAAATGGTTATATTGTTTATATAATGAAGtacaaaaaacacataaaaacctAAGGGTGTTTAAATGGAACAAAGGTTTATTAAAAGCACCGATTATGGAGGCAGAAAGTATTGGAAAGTAAGATTTGTTCTAGCAAGAACACAAAATCAGTGCACTAGTTATCAATCTTAGGCATGATAAGAATCAGGTatcataaatcaaattcaatatAAGCAAAAAGAGATGATAAGTGTTAAAAGAACATAAATTCATTAGAGTTCAAagcaaatacaaaaatagatcAAAACCTGGATCCGAGGGAAGTCCTCGAACGAGGAAGAGCAAACTCAGGCAGATGCACTACTACTTGAGAGACAGAATATTTGTTTGGCGTTTGCCTTTTGAGGTTTTTCTCTTATTTGGTGGTGGAAtagttttaaattgaagaaactttgtatatataataaacttCGTATTCCTAGTCCAAGTGCAATTCGTATTACTATTATTCAAAGGAAAGCCACCGCCTGTTCTAACTTCTAAGTGCATTATTAGGAGTCTAAACAGAGaactaataagtttaactgTTTAAGTGCATTATTAGGAgtcttattattattccttGTTCCACAAGGACAAGGAAAGCCACCGCCTGAATAGAACTAAGTTCCAAGTGCATTAGGAGTCTAAATAAATAGCTTATAAAAGCCGAATAGTGCATTAGAAGTCTCAGGTTGACGACAGAAACAATTCCTTCAATAAGGAAAAGCAATAAAGAGTGATACTGTTTCTCTTTCAGAATATAGCCTTTACGTAAAGAAGGACGAAATCGGCGGGAGTGGAACTACACATGGCCAAACAAATTGTTAGATATTCTACCGAAgatcaagaaaatcaagaaaataaaaagggattATATAGATCCTGGTCTCATCTTCCACCTGAGCTTCTATGTTTAGTTTCCTCATATCTTTTAGCTGGGGACTTTAGAACCTTTCGTGTTATATGCAAATCATGGCGATCAAGCACTTCTCTTCCTCGACCAGCGGTCTCAACCTTAACTGATTCTCCATGGTCTCTGTCTCCATGTTTAATGTCCGTTGGCTCGCATAAATGCTCATTCTTTCACCCTGCGTACCAAAAGCACGATGCATGTGAGATCGACATTCCAGAATTATTGGATGCACGTATTCGCTTCTCAAAGTATGGTTGGTTGCTCTTGACTGGATATGGATATGACAATTT
This genomic stretch from Quercus robur chromosome 4, dhQueRobu3.1, whole genome shotgun sequence harbors:
- the LOC126722123 gene encoding F-box/kelch-repeat protein At1g57790-like, with the protein product MEVAKVENQNTHSYPFIASRLYPWLVILDVKQGQRQTFFDVSKNHYQTKNIPEMCNKLIYACSHGWLVLVDPDSMDCYLWNPISLEKALLPSLKSINYSCCILSSSPSDPECHILFFNRLENSLLVCQKGDFEFNEQVDIFAEDVNLKNVAMVGKTIYCLASRYTLYTAEVVGRTVQFTRIIMEELPWPSPLDLPRFDAFIVESCGELFLVHMMFFGFRMEEVYGFFVFRMDFEEKRWVKVKSIGDRTIFLCQHNNTGCMYSLATELGIKTNSIYFTMNCQRLLYVFDLESLCISKSLPCSTVSRDLVQYWVMI